Genomic window (Opitutales bacterium):
TGAATTAACTGATCCATTTTGCCAAAACAATCGTGAGCGCTCTAGAAACTATCATTGAGGAACTCAAAGGTCTCCTGCCTTCCAAGCTGGATGAGGCAGCATCCAAAATACATGCACTGTATGAAGAGTCTCTGGAAGAACGCCGTGAGCACTTGAAAGCGAGTGCTGGGCTTCTGTCTGAAGAAGAAGGTGCAGCCTGGTTGGAAGCTCTCAAAGACTGCGAAAGGGTGGACCTTGAAAGCCGGTAAACTCCTTCTGGACACCTCTTTAGTCGTCGAGCACCTGAGAAATACCCCATCTGTCACCGAAGGGGAACGCAAAAAGGGGTCAGTCGACGATTCCTTGATTTTCGTAAAAACGTAATCAACACGACCATCACCGCCTTTGCCCTTATTCTTCCCGGGCCCTCCGCTTTGGTCCAGGTATTAGACTATCACTCGCACGTTGCATGGGTTCCGCTAAGCGGGAGCAGCTACTGCGGCAGATCGACCGGCACGTTGTCTGAGAGCCAGCGCACCGCCGCGCTGCCTGGCGGTCACTAACCGTGCCACTTCATCCGGCCATTTGGGCTTCAGCGGCGAGGGAGCTTTATGTTCTACATGGGTTGTAGGCCTACAGGGTTGCCGGTGGCGTCGGTGTTGTTATCTAAGTGGACGTCAGCGTTGCGATAGACGATGTCGCGGGTGTTGTTTGGAATAGTGTAGTTTTCTGGCCCTGGGGCGAGGTCGATGACTCTTTGGCAATCGCTCTCGCGATCATCCTACAAAATATGGCTTTTTCCCGAATTTCTGGTCACGTGCGGTTTTTCGCACCGTGGCTAAGTACCCTTGCATTTCGCTACCTTTCTAGCAGGACTGCGTGTCATGAATCTAGACCTCGAAATGCTACAAACGGTGCTCACTACTTACGGCCTCAAGGTGATCGGTGCCATTATCACCCTGATCGTCGGTTTTATCATAGCGAAAGCTTTGGCTGGTTGGACCAGGAAATATACAAAGAATTCAAAGCACACAGATACGACTGTGGGCGGTCTCTTCAGTCAGATCGTTTTCGTTACCGTGATGCTGTTTACGGTGGTGGCTACCTTGCATCAGTTTGGGGTGGAAACGACCAGTTTGGTGGCGGCGTTGGGTGCCGCGGGTCTCGCTGTTGGCCTGGCCTTGCAAGGGACGCTGTCGAACGTCGCGGCGGGTGTGATGGTGCTCATTTTGAAGCCTTTTAAAGTCGATGAGGTCATCAAGGTGGGAGACGATGTATTCGTGATCGACGATATTGGTCTCATCGCTTCGCGGGCACACACCCCTGATGGTCCCAGTGTCTTTATTCCGAATAGTAAGCTCTGGGGCAACGTTGCGATGAACCTGAGCCACTCGCATAATGATTTACGGCGCTTCAATGAGACGTTTGGTATCGCCTATTCTGACGACATCGGAAAGGCCATCGCGATCATTAACAAAGTCTTAGATGAAGAGGATAAGGTTCAGGCGGATCCAGAGCGCCTGGTGGAGGTGACTTCTCTGGGAGACAGCTCGGTCAACATTATCGTATGGGCTTGGGTGCCGCGTGCTGACTGGTGGACAGTTCGGCTGAGCTTGATGCGCAAGATCAAGGAAGCTTTCGACACAGACGGCATCACCATTCCTTTTCCCCAGACCGATGTCCATCTCATCCAGGATGCAGGTTAATTTTCACTATTTGAAAAAACTTTGGATTAAATATCTGAGCGGTGTGCTCTGAGAAGTACTATGGCTCAACGATACATGGAGACCGTTCTAACTCCTGCGGTTAAAGCCGCTCAGGAGCGTTTTTACCACAAGGCAGAGGATTATGGAACTGGCGCGCCAGAACTAGAC
Coding sequences:
- a CDS encoding mechanosensitive ion channel, whose protein sequence is MNLDLEMLQTVLTTYGLKVIGAIITLIVGFIIAKALAGWTRKYTKNSKHTDTTVGGLFSQIVFVTVMLFTVVATLHQFGVETTSLVAALGAAGLAVGLALQGTLSNVAAGVMVLILKPFKVDEVIKVGDDVFVIDDIGLIASRAHTPDGPSVFIPNSKLWGNVAMNLSHSHNDLRRFNETFGIAYSDDIGKAIAIINKVLDEEDKVQADPERLVEVTSLGDSSVNIIVWAWVPRADWWTVRLSLMRKIKEAFDTDGITIPFPQTDVHLIQDAG